Genomic segment of Ewingella sp. CoE-038-23:
TATCTCTCCTGAGCAGCTGGTTATCGATTACATCTATAAGCTGATTGAGTATCCGGGCGCACTGCAAGTGGTTAACTTTGCCGAAGGTAAAGTCAGCATCGCGGCGGTTAAAGCCTATTACGGCGGCCCATTAGTCGGCAGTGCCCTGTCATCCATGCGCGAGCATATGCCGCACATCGAGACGCGCGTTGCCGCTATCTTCCGCCAAGACCGGCCTATTCGGCCACAAGGCTCAACCATTATTGAAGCAGGTGATGAGGTCTTCTTCGTTGCGGCGTCGCAGCATATTCGCGCCGTAATGAGCGAGCTTCAACGTCTCGAGAAGCCTTATAAACGCATCATGATCGTTGGCGGCGGTAATGTCGGCGCAGGCCTAGCCCAGCGTTTAGAGAAGAATTACAGCGTAAAGCTTATTGAGCGCAATCAGCAAAGGGCCGCTGAGTTAGCCGAAATCTTGCAAGATACCATCGTGTTTTACGGCGACGCCTCGGACCAAGAGCTGCTCGCAGAAGAGCATATCGAGCAGGTCGACGTATTTATCGCCATCACCAATGATGATGAGGCGAACATCATGTCGGCCATGCTGGCCAAACGTATGGGTGCCAAAAAGGCCATGGTGCTTATCCAGCGCGGAGCTTATGTCGATTTAGTGCAGGGCAGCGTGATTGATATCGCCATTTCCCCGCAGCAAGCGACCATTTCAGCGCTGCTGGGTCACGTGCGCAAAGCGGATATCGTCAGCGTCTCCTCTCTTCGCCGCGGCGTGGCGGAAGCCATCGAAGCTATTGCTCACGGTGATGAAAGCACTTCACGCGTTGTTGGCAGAACTGTTGAACAGATCAAGCTGCCGCCTGGTACCACCATCGGCGCTATCGTCAGGGGTAATGAAGTTATTATCGCCAACGGTGCGAGCCGGATTCAGCAGGGCGACCACGTGATCATGTTCATCACTGATAAGAAATTCGTGCGAGACGTCGAGAGATTGTTCCAGCCAAGTCCATTTTTCTTATAAAATGCCACGGGTGTTTGAATATTTATCAATGAATTGGAATCAATTCTTCAACTTTTGTAGCGCGGACGCAACAAATGGTCTTTACTTTGTTTGACACAAAGTATCGATTTGCCAAGGGGATGTTTTATGAGTTTTATGAAAGAGTTTCGTGAGTTTGCCATGCGTGGCAATGTTGTCGATCTTGCCGTCGGTGTGATCATCGGTGCAGCATTCGGCAAAATTGTGTCTTCGCTGGTCGCAGATATTATTATGCCACCACTGGGCCTGTTAATCGGCGGGGTGGATTTCAAGCAGTTCGAATGGGTTATACGCGAAGCTCAGGGCACAGTGCCTGCGGTTGTCATGAAGTATGGCGTGTTTATTCAAAACATTTTTGACTTCGTGATTGTTGCTCTGGCTATCTTCTGTGCAGTCAAG
This window contains:
- the trkA gene encoding Trk system potassium transporter TrkA, whose translation is MKIIILGAGQVGGTLAENLVGENNDITVVDTNMSRLRQLQDKFDLRVVQGYGSHPRVLREAGAEDADMLVAVTNSDETNMVACQIAYSLFNTPNRIARIRSSEYIRESEKLFKPEAVPIDHLISPEQLVIDYIYKLIEYPGALQVVNFAEGKVSIAAVKAYYGGPLVGSALSSMREHMPHIETRVAAIFRQDRPIRPQGSTIIEAGDEVFFVAASQHIRAVMSELQRLEKPYKRIMIVGGGNVGAGLAQRLEKNYSVKLIERNQQRAAELAEILQDTIVFYGDASDQELLAEEHIEQVDVFIAITNDDEANIMSAMLAKRMGAKKAMVLIQRGAYVDLVQGSVIDIAISPQQATISALLGHVRKADIVSVSSLRRGVAEAIEAIAHGDESTSRVVGRTVEQIKLPPGTTIGAIVRGNEVIIANGASRIQQGDHVIMFITDKKFVRDVERLFQPSPFFL
- the mscL gene encoding large-conductance mechanosensitive channel protein MscL; this encodes MSFMKEFREFAMRGNVVDLAVGVIIGAAFGKIVSSLVADIIMPPLGLLIGGVDFKQFEWVIREAQGTVPAVVMKYGVFIQNIFDFVIVALAIFCAVKLMNKMRRKEEAAPAEPPKPTAEETLLTEIRDLLKQQQTPRL